The proteins below come from a single Chrysoperla carnea chromosome 1, inChrCarn1.1, whole genome shotgun sequence genomic window:
- the LOC123293535 gene encoding glutamate receptor 1-like, producing the protein MGIPINKLATEVMNASLVFTYEQLWGYRIPNSTNWSGIIGQLHRKEAQIGGTFTFFANNRLPIIQYIPFVAKGMPLFIFHQPKLSVIANIYELPFNIDVWIASLLFIIVTSVTLYFAEKWEIYLYNFETEREKSLSNNIGWTEIIFMSIGAVCQQGSEFIPNRLPGRFIIIILYLGIMFLFTSYTANIVSLLQAPSSSIKTLEDLVNSRLDVGVMDLSYNHIYFPQATDRVRKKLYEKKIAPPGQKPKFLGFKEGITRMRSGLFAFYMEPSAAFRWINKNYYEHEKCSLDSIIYLNIPPAHLIIQKHLPFLEHFRIAYNRILETSVYVHHFRLLQEPRPRCENAGGGFVNVSLMDSYPVMLIFMMGIGISMCIFLLEFYSSLRMKSFKKYVIKNLKKSKKRIN; encoded by the exons ATGGGAATCCCAATTAACAAATTAGCAACTGAAGTAATGAATGCAAGTTTAGTTTTTACTTATGAACAACTATGGGGCTACCGTATACCGAATTCAACAAATTGGAGTGGAATCATTGGGCAATTACATCGTAAAGAGGCACAAATTGGTggaacttttacattttttgcaaataatcgACTTCCAATAATACAATACATTCCATTCGTTGCTAAAGGAATgccattatttatatttcatcaaCCAAAATTAAGTGTTATTGCCAATATTTATGAATTGCCATTCAATATAGATGTTTGGATCGCCAGTCTGTTGTTCATTATTGTGACAAGTGTAACATTATACTTTGCTGAAAAATGggagatatatttatataatttcgaAACAGAA cgtgaaaaatcattatcaaataatattggATGGACAGAAATCATATTCATGTCCATTGGTGCAGTTTGTCAACAAGGATCTGAGTTTATTCCGAATCGTTTACCAGgaagatttataattattatcctaTATTTGGGaatcatgtttttatttacatcatacACAGCTAACATTGTTTCTTTACTACAAGCACCATCCTCATCAATTAAAACTTTGGAAGATTTGGTAAATTCTCGTTTGGATGTTGGAGTCATGGATTTGAGCTACAATCACATTTACTTTCCg caaGCTACAGATCGCGtgcgaaaaaaattgtatgagaAAAAAATAGCACCGCCTGGTCAAAAGCCCAAGTTTTTGGGTTTTAAAGAAGGTATAACACGTATGCGAAGTGGTCTGTTTGCATTCTATATGGAACCGAGTGCGGCTTTTAGATGGATTAACAAGAACTATTATGAACATGAAAAATGTTCACTTGACAGcataatttatttgaacattCCACCAGCTCAtcttataattcaaaaacatttaccatttttagaaCATTTCAGAATTGC atacAATCGTATACTCGAAACAAGTGTTTATGTTCATCATTTCAGACTCTTACAAGAACCTAGACCTCGTTGTGAGAACGCAGGTGGAGGTTTTGTAAATGTCAGTTTGATGGATTCATATCCTGTTATGTTAATATTTATGATGGGTATAGGAATTTCAATGTGCATATTTTTGCTTGAATTTTATTCTAGTTTAAG GATgaagagttttaaaaaatacgttATTAAGAATCTCAAAAAAAGCAAGAAAAGAATAAATTGA